In the Arachis ipaensis cultivar K30076 chromosome B10, Araip1.1, whole genome shotgun sequence genome, one interval contains:
- the LOC107624086 gene encoding thioredoxin domain-containing protein PLP3B: MDPNAVKSTLSNLAFGNVMAAAARDYQKELLAQEKVQASSSSNQEVDLDDLMDDPELEKLHADRIAALKKEAEKRQEWKKKGHGEYREITEGDFLAEVTGSEKVICHFYHKEFYRCKIMDKHLKSLSLKHIDTKFIKLDAENAPFFVAKLAIKTLPCVILFRQGVAGDRLIGFQDLGGKDEFSTRTLEALLIKKGIIDEKKYEDDENDGYDENTRRTVRSSVVADSDSD, from the exons ATGGATCCGAACGCAGTAAAGTCCACTTTGTCAAATCTTGCCTTTGGAAACGTAATGGCTGCAGCTGCCCGTGATTATCAGAAG GAATTGCTTGCACAAGAGAAGGTGCAGGCATCAAGTTCTTCTAACCAGGAGGTTGACCTTGATGATTTAATGGAT GATCCTGAGTTGGAAAAATTGCATGCAGATAGGATTGCAGCTCTTAAG AAAGAAGCAGAGAAACGGCAGGAATGGAAGAAGAAAGGTCATGGGGAGTACAGGGAGATAACTGAAGGGGATTTCTTAGCTGAAGTCACCGGAAGTGAAAAAGTGATTTGTCATTTCTACCATAAGGAGTTCTATCGGTGCAA GATAATGGATAAGCATTTAAAGTCCCTTTCATTAAAGCATATAGATACGAAGTTCATCAAGCTTGATGCAGAG AATGCACCATTCTTCGTTGCAAAACTGGCAATAAAGACTTTGCCTTGTGTCATACTGTTCAG GCAAGGAGTTGCCGGAGATAGATTGATAGGATTTCAAGATTTGGGAGGGAAAGATGAGTTTTCCACAAGAACACTCGAAGCTCTTCTCATAAAGAAAG GCATAATTGATGAGAAGAAATATGAGGATGATGAAAATGATGGATATGATGAAAATACACGTAGAACGGTCAGATCATCGGTCGTTGCTGATTCAGATTCTGATTAA